The genomic stretch ATCGGGTGTTCATATTATCATTGCAGTATTCTCAGTGGAGTTTCACAAAGATATGGACATTATCATCTCAGGAGGAGTAGAAATACGTGGGCTGAAAGCTAGTGCTATTCCCCGAAGAAGACTGCATGGAGATCCGGTTCTTGAGAATTACAAGTTTGTAGCGCATCGCGATAAAGCTGACACGGAACTCCAAGTGGTGACGAACATTGCTACGCAGATAGTGCTTGAGAATCATTCCactctgaaaataaaaaccataGAATTGTTTGGCGTAGTCGAAAATTTGTTATCTGAATGTTTGATATCTCCTCTGATCCAGAaggttttaaataatttaccaTTATTACAAGCCGACATAAATGTCATCGCTCCACTCCACGAAATTGCGATTGATGCAGTACCCGACGGTATTACAATCTCGGAACCTAAAAAATTGTCCGCCGAACTAGATGCCCTTCTAGTTGTTACCCATGGACTGCTTTGGCACAAGGATGCCAGAGTGTTGAAAGAGGTCCAAGCGGTCATAAAAGACACAGGTTTTATACTTGCCAGAGAGCCACTGAATGCGAATGTTGATAGTCTTCGAAGTGACGTGAGCGAAAACTTTGATGTCATTCTTGAGAAATCTACGTCAAAAGAATTACTACTTCTTCTACGTAGAAAACAACAACTGTTTCCATTGACTACCGTGGTAAGAGTCAACAACGATGAATTCACATGGATCGAGACTCTGCAAGCTGCTCTGAAGGGGGAGAAAGATAAAGCCGTTCGTCACAGAAACCGAGTACTTCTTGTAAGTGAAGGAGATTACGAAAGTGGACTCATCGGACTGGTTAACTGCTTGCGAAAAGAACCAGGCGGTGAAATTGTGCGAGGACTGTTGATTCAAGATTCGCAAGCTCCGAAGTTCTCTTTAAACGATCCATTCTACTCGCAGCAATTACAACTAGACCTGGCCCTCAATGTTCTACGTTCAGGAAAATTATGGGGATCTTATCGGTTTTTCCCGATGGAACCATTGGTACTTAAACCAGTTTACCATGCTCAGATAAATCAGTATACGCGTGGTGATTTGAGCACACTTAATTGGGTTGAAGGTACAATTCAGCCTGACGAACAGCAGAGAGATATTATCAAGGTACATTATTCATCGTTAAACTTCCGTGATGTTATGCTGGCTACCGGAAAATTAGTGGAAGTGGCCCCAAAAACGAGACAAGAGCATGGAAACTTAATTGGATTTGAATTCTCAGGACGAGATTCAAACGGTCGCGCAGTAATGGGAATGGTCCGGACCGGGGCCTTGTCAAATTTGTGTGTCTGCGACAGGGATCTTCTTTGGGCGGTGCCGGATAGCTGGACGTTGGAGGACGCAGCTACGGTGCCTGTTGTTTATGGAACGGCCTATTACGCGCTCATGTTGAGTGGTAAGATGAAGAAAGGAGACAAAGTGTTGATACACGCCGGAACCGGTGGTGTTGGACAAGCAGCGATAACTTTGGCACTTCACGGAGGCTGCGAAGTTTTTACTACCGTGGGTACACCAGAAAAACGAGAGTTCATCAGAAAACAATTTCCACAAATCGATGACGATCATATCGGAAATTCTCGAGATACGAGTTTCGAGCAACTGATTCTGCGGGAAACTCGTGGACGAGGCGTGGATATCGTGTTGAATTCCTTGGCAGAAGAAAAGTTACAAGCATCTGTTCGTTGTTTAGCAACGGGTGGACGTTTTCTAGAAATTGGTAAATTTGATCTTGCGGCAGACAATCCTATTGGAATGGAAGCTTTTCTGAAGGGCATCAGTTTCCATGGAATTTTCTTGGATACCTTATTTACCGCTTCctctattgaaaaaatgaaactggcAGCAATGCTCACTGAGGGAATGAAGGCTGGTGCAATTAAGCCCCTCATTCGTACCGTATTTCCAATAGACCAAGTCGAAGCTGCATTTCGATACATGGCAGCTGGAAAACACATCGGAAAGGTTCGATCCGCGTGTCATACATTTAGAGTGAATGTAGCACACACGAATACATCGCGAACTTACTAAGAAAATCCTTTTTTCAGGTGATTGTAAAATCTAGTAACGATACCAATGTTCACCTTCCTCTTGCACTTCCTCGTTACTACTGTTCAAAAGATGGCAGTTATCTGATTCTTGGTGGCCTTGGTGGCTTTGGTCTTGAGCTAGCAGATTGGCTCGTATTTCGGGGAGCTagaaaattagttttcacCTCCCGAAAGGGAATTAGTAGTGGGTATCAACGTATGCGCATTGACATTTGGAAAAGCTACGGAGTCGAAATTCTCGTAGTAGCGGGAGAGGATGCCTCATCACACGAGGGCTGCGAGGCCATTCTGAAAAAAGCGGCAGCGCTTGGTCCAGTATATGCTATTTTCAACCTGGCTGTTGTATTGAGGGACGCCCTCTACGAAGATCAAACCGTAGAATCATTCGAAGAATCCTTCAGAGCCAAGGCTAGGGCTACCAAACAGTTGGATAAGTTATCAAGAACGTTGTGCCCTGAATTGAAGCAATTTGTGATATTCTCGTCAGTGTCTTGTGGCAGAGGTAATGTTGGACAAACCAATTATGGAATGGCCAATTCCATCATGGAAAGAATATGCGAGAGAAGAGCGGCAGAGAACTTGCCTGGTTTAGCCGTTCAGTGGGGGGCGATTGGTGACGTTGGCCTGGTAGCTGACATGAATGAAGAACACAAGGAGCTTGTCATAGGCGGCACCCTACAACAGAGAATTATCTCATGTCTGCAAGTGCTCGACGGTTTCTTACAACAGAACTGTCCAGTCGTATCCAGCATGGTGGTTGCCGACAAAGCTACTCATTGTCATGGAGCTGGAAATATCATCGAGACAGTCCTAAATATAATGGGTATGGAAATACAATTTTAGTCTTATCCGTTTTagtattttgtttcaaatagATTCCCCGATGACAGTTTTTTCTTAATGATTTACGCAATGTCCAGCCCTATGTATCTTATCGTAGGTACATGCGTCATGGTAGGTCGTTCATAATTTGGATCGGCAGATATTTCAGTCGGGACGACCTCAAACTTATCACAAACcgttcaaaaataatgtgtctgaaatttcaacAACATGTCAATGAAAGCCCTTACACTGTCAAGAAAGGGTGTACTCTACGCAGGGTTGATCGTAGATGAGAAAATGGTTTgggcggacgaaaatttttctcatcgtaAAATGCAAATTGTTCAACAGAAAATATACACAATCCGcgagttaaaatttttaaatatagtTTAGATCAGATAGGTACGAATCTTCAGTATGTGCGCCGGATATATCTGTTTCTTATTTGGTATAACATTTCGAGTATTTCTCTACGCGAAGTATACTTATATAGAAAtatataacaaaaatatgtatgtatataggtacCTGTCTTAATTTTGCGGAGGTGAATTAATATTCACATATTACTTCCAGGTGTTTTCACTTAATCATCGATTcatttattgtatatttctGTGTTTTCGTGGATCTGATGATGCATATCTTTAACAGacgatttgaatttcaaaatgagaaaaacgaaaGTTACTTTTCTTATCTGAAAATCGTCCTTGAATAGGGAAACTCcaaattttattgttcaaGGGTTTTCATTAACGGCagagattgaaaatttaaggaCATTAGTTTCGAACAATCCAGTACATCTCTGGGGGGCGTTACgattgaaattattccaaaTCCAAGTTAAAAACTACCCTATTATGCGTATGTGTACGTTACTTTTCTCTTCGTAAACTCGGAAACTTGTCCAAACTGTATCTAATTTTTCGTAGGATTGAAGGACCTCAAAAATATCAGTATGCACACACCATTGTCGGAGCTAGGGATGGATTCTATGACGGCAGTTGAAATTAAACAGACTTTGGAACGTGATTTTGACGTAATCCTAACCACATCCGATATTCGTGTTCTCAATTTCCACAAGCTTCAAAAAATGGCTATGAAAGATAGCATAGAAGACGAAAGACAAACAAGAACGGTGCAGGAAATAGATGAGTTTGCTGGCATCAAGCTGCTTATTCGTAGGTTAGACGTGGACAAGctcgataaaaatatttacgtgcACCTGACAACTGAAACTGAGACTGGAAAAGAAGTCTTTATGCTGCCTGGAATCGAGGGAACGTGTACCGTATTCAAATCGTTGGCTAGTAAACTCAAATCTCCAGCGATTTGTTTCCAGCCTACAGCAGTTCCGACGAGTTTAACGTCGATTCACGAAATGACTGATTATTTTATCCCTGTAAGAAACATTTACGCAAACTTTGATGATTTACAGTCATAACCGAGGGGTCAATTAGCATCAAAACTGTGTACATCACGTCTCCTTATCCTTAATATCTTTCAACATTCTCTTCGAACATTGTCTTGCAACACCTGAAATcttatttagaaattttttaactttctttGGTATTCGTAAAACCTCCCAGACATCTGAGAAATTTATCTGGAATCCAACAAGATCTCCCCGCATCATCTTTGATCATCTCCACACATCTTAAAGTATTATTGGCCCGTTGAATACTGAAATTCTCTCGTAATTTACCCCACGGTTACAACAGATTGATCGATCTTTTACTCGTGTGTGATATTCATTTTTGCCAATCCACAGCATATTAACTCAAAAAGCAACGAGCGCAGAGAATTTGTATTAGTCGGATACTCCTTTGGAAGTATTTTTGCCGTGGAGCTTGCAAGGCGTTTGGAAAAGCAAGGGTTCACAGGTCGCCTCGTGCTGCTTGATGGTTCACCTTTCTATACAAAAGCACTCGTCGGATCTTTGCTTGAAAAATCTGATGAACAGATGCAATTTTATACCATAGTGGCGATGATGAATAGTGTGGCACCCTTGTCCGTCGCAAAAGTTAGTGAGTTTCCGCATATGAATAATCTCAACCTGGTCACAGTTATCTACGTCAtgtaaatttaattgaaaaacgtTACTAGCTCGATATTGTTTTGATATTGCACTATCATAGCTGTCTCTCCATTCCCTCAATTTTATGACTTGATCTATTAATTTTGCTCTTTTTATTCTCGTTCCTGTAGTGAATGTTGACTTTGTTAGATGATGTACGtgataaattgttatttccgTATTAGGAATATATTTTGTAAGTACGAACTGTCAGCATGCAAGGTGAATTCTTGTTGTTTCAGCTTACCTCAGAATTGCAAAATTGCAGTAGTTGGGATGAGAAATTAACAGTGTTTATGAGAAATTTGCCCGAACCTTTGCAGTCGAATGTCACACCAGatgatcaaaaaatcattttctcatCTATTTATTCTCGACTGAAAGCTCTCAAGAGTTATGAGTGTTCAGAATTACCACCCATAAAATCTTCCATCATCCTAGTGAAACCTAAAATATCCGAGAATTCTGTTTCATCAGAGGACTACGGATTAGGATCGGTGAGTTTTTATCTGTCAACGATTTACTTCCGTGGACGTTGAAGCGACGTCTCGGACCTTTGACATAAGAGAAATTACGTGTATGAAGCAATTTAATTTTCGTACGATTTGAACTGTAAAACGAGTGCTAGTGCATTATCAGCTTGTAACACTGTTTTCAATTAGTTCAGGAACTACAATCACGCCTTTCTTGCAGGTCACTTCGGCTAATGTGAAAATATACTACGCGAATGGCAATCACTTAACAATGCTGGATGATGATATTTGCGCAGCCGCTGTTAACGGAGAACTTGCAGATGATGTGATACGTAATTCAAGCGATGCGTAATAGAAAATATATCATTTGGTCAGCAATTTTACCTGTGGATAAAGTAGCGGGTATACGTACCGAGAAATTCTGCCGTTGAAAACTatgcgtaaaatttttactacgCTAGACGTTTTCAATCGTTTACTCATTGTTAGTGGTGAATTTATATagtaaatttgaattcttgCAAAAAACACGATGTAGAACGAGGTATGTAGGCATCGAAACATcaatattgattattattcaacGCTGATCAGCTACTATTCCTGTAATACATACACGATatgaaaatgatatttattgaattttttctcctgCCCTGcaacgtatataatataatatattatacatgattAATATAATATCTTTTGCGGCATCGTTGATTGTGGGGACAGCAAATCGAATTTTCGTATTGACATTCATCGATGATACTTCCGAACAACTTGCATCCGCTGCTCAAAAGccacaaaaaataattaatagcTTAGAGGGTCCGTCGTGTCCTGGGTTACCCTGTAAATTaatgcgataaaaaatatttccaacgtaacatatacagggtgtttTCGAATAAACACCGCAATATGTTGGGCTGCCTACCACCGAGGGAAACAaaaatcggtaaaacagaTCTACCCAGTCATAATCACTTTAGTCAAGTCAAGTCAAGTCACTTTACTCATTTTTAAGGACTTGAAACGTTCTACCTACCGATAACTGGTACAGGTATTTGTTTGCAACAGTGGTAGACAAACCAAGATACGGCCATGCTTACTGGGAAACATCCAGTATGctcattttcgaaaatgcGTACCGTGTTACATTCAACAGGATGATTTCGTCCGTAGTTAGACAACTGAAGATACACTTGGCGCGTACCCGCCTACATTTAGGCGATTCGATCTAATTTTATCGTTGGTTGAATGTTCTACGGTGTGCATACTCCAAAATACGCAGTATACGTAGGTAAAAAGTGTCGTTTATAAGAATAAACAATCTGTTGTGTTATGTGATCGAATGAAGTTTTATTGCAAAGTCGTTTCTGATGTtcgatattaatttattatttatagtttgaTAAATTGCGACGTAATAATACAaccataattattattaaattccATTGTCAATGCAAGAATCACAAGAAATAACGATCGTGCAAATTTGCTAGAAATATCGCATTCATTGTTAATAATGATTGCGTAGTGGGGGAGAAACCATTAAGAAGCCAATGATTCCATTCCCATCAAATCTCTGACCTATACTTCTTAGGAATAAATGTAAACGAATACTAGAGTTACGAAGAATTCGCATACCTGTCTTCACGgctgatttttaattcaatgtgacaattaatttattcaaattgacGTTTCTATATTTCATCAAGgtagatttattttattcaacacgACTATCGTCAGTGCATACGAATTATATCTTATGCCATaccaaaattttcatatatttatcAGCTAATTCGGGAATCACCGGATTCTACGTGGTTTcataaattcgaaattttgatctGGCCTTCGCTTCTGCATTTGCTTTACCGTGTAAATAGCTGTGTGAGTAATTAAGTGGTGACATAGGGTAAAAGTCGTCAGGTAAAGGAAGGGGTGAAGCTTCTGACCTAGTTCAGCCATCGAGGGCCACTTTCATCTCAATGGGGTCACGATGTAAGATGGTATTCATTTCCTCCTGTAGGTAGAAGATCTGGAATGCATACTGGCTCAAAAATAAACATGATCCCAATTAGTATTTCAATTAGCTTTTGTAATTATAGCAGGAATAAACAGAATACATTCATGCTCGAAGCTTAGAAATATTCGTGGTTGTTGGCAATATATTGAAATTACGAACGCTTTAATTACATATTAGGACTTATCGGAGTTGAGTGGCCAACTGCCgtgtattaaatttcattatacAACTATACGAAACTCACGTTTTGTATAATCGTGCTATGCTGGGTAATTTTTCTGTAGAAAAGATTATGTCTATCATTTCAGATCGAATATTTTCTGTAGGACCGCACTGTGTGGGATTTTCATTCCGCAGGTTCGCACTATCTAGGATAAAATTTCTGCTGAAAAGATCCTGTAGGATATTCTCTGTAGGATGAAGTGTAGAACCAGAGGCCTCTCAATTGTTCTACAGCTTTTCCTCGAAGTAACTTGAACATTTGAACAACCACCTTCTCACAAGTTTGTAGCTTAAAATATTTGGACAATCACTTTTTCAAACGTTTATATCTCGGAATCTGAATGTCAAAGATATGTTTAAATTCACATTCATGTCAAATCGTCAAAACTTTGATGTCACGTTTTGTCATAATTACTACAAACTAGTGAATAAATATAGttaaattctgcattttttaATACGGTTTTCAATCACTCAATTTATTATAAAGCAGAAGTTTTTGGTACTTGATACACTTTATTGTTGAAACATTGGTGTTTACGTAAATCAAAGCATCTTGGGTACCATTTGTGGCCATACAAATCAATCACACGTAATAAATATAGCCACAATTGATGTTAAGGCGACGAAGACCGGTGCATTTGTCCTACGGTTTGACCCAATTTTCAACGCAGCCTTTGACTAGGATTATAAACATTGTTAAGATTAGTCGAAAATACCGCGTCAATCATAGTATACTACATAGCAGGAGATGAGGCTTTGAAGCAGCACTCGGCGTTCATATTCGCAAGCTACCATAACTTAATTTGCGTCGATTTGAATTTGCGACTTCAGGGACAGATGCTTGCGGTTGTAGGAACTATGTATAGTCTCAAAATGTTTGTGGGTTGACGGTCGTTTTCCACTTCGGTACATTACTGGTTTCCTCGCTTTTCAAATCGTCTGAAGTAACTACAGTTAGGTCtagttattaaaattttatcatcccCACTGATTACGGCGTAAATTCTTTTAATGGTTTCACCCTAACAATAAGTTGAGACAAGTTTATCCATTAACTGTTCATATCTGGTTTATCCAAGTAGGTATACTATTTACGTGCCGGGTTTAATTGCGATGTTTAGACAATATCGAATCTTCCGTCAAAACAAGTGACTCAACAACCGACCTTTTAGTAACTCTTCGTTCAATTCCGAAAGGTGGCCGGTTCATGCGGAGTTCACCGTTCCTGGCTTTGAAACAACAGTGAATCAATAATAGGTACAAAGCTCACGAGCCCCGAATATCCCGCGTTCTATTCACTTCAAATGCGGGGGTTGAAGTTATCCTCTTACCTGCATATAGTGAGCCACGTGACTGCCATAACGCCACATCCGGTACTTCCTTGGTATCACCACTTCACCTGCCACGTGGCAGAATTCAATCCACGTAAGTTGACGGGCGGCCGGGTTCGATATCTTTGTCCACCAACGAGGACGATTTAGGGTCGGGATAGGGAGGGTTGTCCGACAGCTGCGTCCCGCGTTTGACTCTCGGCACGAACCGTCGCGGGTAAAAGGCACGCGTCAGACTTGGAGTTCgtttttttgaactttgacCTGGGAGAAAGTCGCAGTCACGGCTTAACCAGTGGGGAACAAGACTCGCGACTAATTTCACTTCGTCAATTTGGATCCTCAAAGAGATTCAAGTATTCGTGGACCGTAATGTTGATAATTTTCTTCCTTCCAAGAGTTTCAAAAATACGCATCTTGGGTACAACAAACTGTCTTGGTTTAGAGCCTTTGTTGTGGCGTACAGTGGGAAGAGGAGATTTATTACAAAGCGGCAGGGTACCTGAAAATATGGAAACGAAGGTTCAACTTACAATTAGGCAAAAGACTCTTTAGATGAATGCATAATAGCGTTTCAAGATTCTTCATATTATATTTGCTTTACGTTGAAACGCAcagtaagaagaaaaatgttgattaTAGTTCATGTTTCAAACATTACTCTACCTTCCGAATATGctcgaaaaaattcatgaaaatttaaacaaacggCATCGTTGCTTAGCGACTGAAAGCTCGGTAGGATGTATGGAGATTAAGGATActgtgtattttaattttgttggTGTAATTTTGTAAAGGTAACCAGGTCCCCCAAATTAGAGACTATAACCAATGCCATTAATTGCACTTTAATTAGTATAGATCACTAAGCTCCTTATTATTCATTCTAAATATAGGAGTTAGTAAAAAGTTCGTATAGTATTAATATAGAAGAATACTAAATGATTTATACAGATATCACGATTAAATTACGTTAAACGAATGTAAATTTAGTCCACATTATGAtttacgaaataaattttcctcgTGAAATGCACGTCTTCCGGTCTCATGAACTCGCTACATGCTTTCTAGGTTTAttgcaaaatgaaataaatgtatatgtTTAAATCCGAAAATAATTTGAGTGATCACTCCGGCCCTCCTTATGCAATTGTTCTTTCAACAATTAACGCGTACTGATGTTTGGCTATAAATTTTCGCGTAAAGCAGATACATGTGCAATGCAAAATTGTCATCAATTTTCCAGCCCGTCAGTCTCCACGATTTGACCAACGGAAAATTTGCGATCAGAATAATTTCCAAAACCGTAATACCGTGCTCGCCTACAACCGTGATAAACATAGTTTCACAAAGTTGCCAGCAACTTagacgttggaaaaaaatcgaacgaaaaaCTTGCTTTTATATGTAAACCAAGAGTCGATGAGAAGCACAAGTACTAGGTCAAGCCTTATCGACCAGGTGAGCAGGTGGGCTTGAGGTAGCCTCACCAGAGTATTAATGGACAGCCTACGTCTTTTCTTTCTGATCGCGACGATCCGATATGCGATCCGTAGCTGGGCCATGACGTCAGTAGGACCCTGGCACTCGACCATACAATTCTATATCCGCATGCGATAATCGGAAGAGTGATAGTCGAGGAGAGTGGCAGGACTTCGATGGATCAgtcgcgataaaaaaaaaattctaaattgcCCCCCATTAGTTTTTGCTTTATACTCAAGggcgtgattttttttttaaagtccTAACATCCCTGGGGGTTCGGCAGGTGAAGTATATCCTTTGGCATTCGAAGGGCTTGATACGGCGATTCGAATTCACGTGATAATCAGGTTTGTGCAAATAGCTTAAAATCCAGAACACGACATTAGTGTCTGGATGAGTTAAAAATAGATTTGCAAAGTTTTACCCGGGAGCTTAGGAGGAGAGCTTGCACGTCGCGCTTTGAGGCCACATGTGTTTAATATGTCATAACTCGCATGAGAGTTCATGTCGCTCGACTGTAAACTACCCCAGGGAAATAAATGTTTGTGGAACCTTTTCAGGACCTAAAGCCGTCGTTTTCTTATTCCTTGAATTCATCGTGGAGCGACTACTGCTTTTCACAAATGTGATACACTTTGCGTTTATCACAAACATATAaagtgatttttaaaaataaaaacttggCGGACCGTTTACAATCGCGTCCcacgtattaaaaaatattatctcatcttgaagtttttgaatttcaaggGAATGCCAAATCTTTTCATATTGCAAAGTACAGGTTGTGTTGTTTgatcatatatttatttaaaaaacgaaGTTTCGCGGAACTCTGTATTTTATACCTCTGTAACAATCACTTCACGTGTCATTTTTATTGACATAATGTAGAATTGACTGCGTTTTCTGTgctggaatttttcaaaaaatgatggCGAGCAACTGTTGGATTGCAGTTTTGTTAagcaacattttttatttgtcactCCAGCCATCGCCACCGTTTTGACGGATCGCACCTCTGCCGAAAAATCTATCCGCCAGAGTATAAAATTGGCAAATGAAGTCACCGTTGGTGAACGGCGTCGCCGCCATATCAGAATCTGAACCAGCGTGAGGAGCGATTACCGAGTGATGAAATCAGAAATAATTCACGTTTGGGCTACGTGCACATCGATATGTTTCGGTTGGTTACCAAGAAGAAATTTTAAGACATGATGAATCGAGACGTGctgcaataaaaattgcaagaaatCGACGAATTATGCGAATACAGGTAAAGTAATGCCGCCATGTTGGATTCGTCGGGAAATTCTGAAAGCGGTCTCCTTGGCTGAGGATCACAGACCTAGGGATTCTGCTCATTTTCATCACCATCATCGCGGAGGGCTACTTCCGGTGCGCAGACTCGAGATTCGCCAGTCCACGCCCCGCACCCCCTTCATTGCGTGGTAGGGGAAGTTACAGCTGTGACGTCACGGGGTTTGAATCAATATCTCGTTCCATCCGTCCGTCCGACGAAGCTAGCTGCGAGCTGGGAGCTATCAGTGCGGGGAGGCCGCCGCGACGCTAGAGACGCCGACCCTGCCGACGCTCCGTCTCTCCGTCGCCCGGGTACGTCGACGATTTCGCGAAAGCCCGCCGCCGAATTTTAGTGatgaggcaaaaaaaaaaacaaaaatgaggagtaaaaataaattcataaaaacAGCTAAATAAGCGAGTAAAAAAGCGCtgcttaaattttttttca from Neodiprion virginianus isolate iyNeoVirg1 chromosome 3, iyNeoVirg1.1, whole genome shotgun sequence encodes the following:
- the LOC124299498 gene encoding fatty acid synthase-like isoform X3; this translates as MSEESGNDVWSKRLPFPKPGDEIVISGIAGRFPESDNLTHFRENLFNKADLITDDDRRWKLENPDVPQRTGKINDINKLDAQFFGVNVKEAHTMDPMSRMLLEHTYEAIVDAGVNPEQLRRTNTGVFVGACYNDSTREWLYSTLKVDGLGLLGCSKAMMANRLSQWLGCTGPSYTVDTACSSSLFAMDSAYRAIRTGECEAAIVAGANLSLHPNVSHQFFHIGVLSPDGRCKSFDNEANGYARSEAICVVYLQKSKDAKRNYANVVYTKTNCDGFKKEGITYPSCTMQQRLLEEFYVECKIPPSSLAFVEAHGTGTSVGDPVELEAIDKVFCPGRTTPLRIGSIKSNMGHSEPTSGLCSIAKVLIAMESGYIPPNLNYNHPHEGVEALKTGRIQVITEPMPWEGGYVGINSFGFGGSNAHVLLKSNVKEKIRNGSPDDDMPRLVVVSGRTVEAVNTLLDDLESRPVDVEYVSLFHDLHATEIPGHPYRGYTILPSRGVSRKNVRDVQYYSGAKLSTTLIFDGFGSEWVKIGQSLLQVPVFAKALQKCNSVLRSYGVDIFDIFNAKDLKSINNVTNSLVGTTAIQIGLVDVLSSLGIAPDYVIGYSDGILGCAYADGCLTAEQAVLVAHFKGNLLTKGGEWLESSANDISNHEDLTPLPKPNSEVINDVVTENSSSGKQEKCRKNFTTKAYVEFDGNETYTGITNHGQNIVAAGPKKLTYLRRVIPNPKPRSQKWVRSNKCENSSDRLFSPEYCFENLMNPVKFENVSSLIPENAITIRMGPHNCLPMNRINITLTQGGTENYLEFLLIAIGKMYEIGLNPQMSKFYPKVQYPVSRETPTISPLVRWDHTEDWWVTRCDKIEKLTAGERVVHIDLAEDEFEAMAGHVVDGRNLVPATGYLKSIWQTVAMMQAQRFDETSVVFENVKFHRATTIPKKGDLTLELTVHKGSGRFEVVEGGTSVVTGFVRTVLNAASERTRSELLPENSDELVLTTRDIYKELRLRGYQYAGLFRGLKQASVKGTKGLIAWERHWEAFMDNMLQIKILGIDTRGLFVPTGIQKLVIDAKAHSDQLRSMPDKEKVFSVEFHKDMDIIISGGVEIRGLKASAIPRRRLHGDPVLENYKFVAHRDKADTELQVVTNIATQIVLENHSTLKIKTIELFGVVENLLSECLISPLIQKVLNNLPLLQADINVIAPLHEIAIDAVPDGITISEPKKLSAELDALLVVTHGLLWHKDARVLKEVQAVIKDTGFILAREPLNANVDSLRSDVSENFDVILEKSTSKELLLLLRRKQQLFPLTTVVRVNNDEFTWIETLQAALKGEKDKAVRHRNRVLLVSEGDYESGLIGLVNCLRKEPGGEIVRGLLIQDSQAPKFSLNDPFYSQQLQLDLALNVLRSGKLWGSYRFFPMEPLVLKPVYHAQINQYTRGDLSTLNWVEGTIQPDEQQRDIIKVHYSSLNFRDVMLATGKLVEVAPKTRQEHGNLIGFEFSGRDSNGRAVMGMVRTGALSNLCVCDRDLLWAVPDSWTLEDAATVPVVYGTAYYALMLSGKMKKGDKVLIHAGTGGVGQAAITLALHGGCEVFTTVGTPEKREFIRKQFPQIDDDHIGNSRDTSFEQLILRETRGRGVDIVLNSLAEEKLQASVRCLATGGRFLEIGKFDLAADNPIGMEAFLKGISFHGIFLDTLFTASSIEKMKLAAMLTEGMKAGAIKPLIRTVFPIDQVEAAFRYMAAGKHIGKVIVKSSNDTNVHLPLALPRYYCSKDGSYLILGGLGGFGLELADWLVFRGARKLVFTSRKGISSGYQRMRIDIWKSYGVEILVVAGEDASSHEGCEAILKKAAALGPVYAIFNLAVVLRDALYEDQTVESFEESFRAKARATKQLDKLSRTLCPELKQFVIFSSVSCGRGNVGQTNYGMANSIMERICERRAAENLPGLAVQWGAIGDVGLVADMNEEHKELVIGGTLQQRIISCLQVLDGFLQQNCPVVSSMVVADKATHCHGAGNIIETVLNIMGLKDLKNISMHTPLSELGMDSMTAVEIKQTLERDFDVILTTSDIRVLNFHKLQKMAMKDSIEDERQTRTVQEIDEFAGIKLLIRRLDVDKLDKNIYVHLTTETETGKEVFMLPGIEGTCTVFKSLASKLKSPAICFQPTAVPTSLTSIHEMTDYFIPHINSKSNERREFVLVGYSFGSIFAVELARRLEKQGFTGRLVLLDGSPFYTKALVGSLLEKSDEQMQFYTIVAMMNSVAPLSVAKVTYLRIAKLQ